GTGTGAACCTTCATCTGTCTGGTGGCTATAGCGGAGGGGAACCACTCGTTCCCATACCGAACACGATCGTTAAGCCCTCCCGCGCCGATGGTACTTGGGACGCAGGTCCCTGGAAGAGTAGGTCGTCGCCAGGCATTTTATGGAGGGATACCAAAGTGGCCAAATGGGGCGGACTGTAAATCCGCTGGCTTCGCCTTCGCAGGTTCGAATCCTGCTCCCTCCACCATTTTTTAAGAAAAGATATTGACAAGCGGCCTGTTATAAGGTAAAATAAATATTGTCGCTTCAAAAGGATTTTATTATGGAGAGGTGTCCGAGCTGGCCGAAGGAGCACGATTGGAAATCGTGTAGGCGGTTACCTCCGTCTCGAGGGTTCGAATCCCTCCCTCTCCGCCATTACAATATATACTTATCTTGACTTATCTTATTTAGATAAGGTCTGGTAGCTCAGTCGGTAGAGCAGAGGACTGAAAATCCTCGTGTCGGCGGTTCGATTCCGTCCCAGACCACCATTTTATGCTGGTGTAGCTCAACTGGTAGAGCAACTGACTTGTAATCAGTAGGTTGGGGGTTCAAGTCCTCTCACCAGCACCATATAGGGGCGTAGTTTAATGGCAAAACTGAGGTCTCCAAAACCTCCGATGCGGGTTCGATTCCTGCCGCCCCTGCCAATGCTAACTCATAACACATGAGTTGCATTTTTTATTTTAAGACGTGTTCTTCTAATTCTCTAAGCTCTTTTTGACCTCGGTCGATCCATTTCTTTTCGACTTCGGCATCTTTGATAGCCGGTTCGGTAAATTGATTGACCAGACCACTCCACATCCCTATATCTGCGTTATCGTCATTGTCAGTTTGGAATAGATGTCGGAGTATCAAAGGTTGACCAAAGCGAATGAGAGTTTTAGGTTCACCTACTCGACCCTCATCTTCAGCATAGATGGGAATTCGCAAGTATGTTTGATGAGCTTTATCTTCCCAATCGAGTTCCTTATCAAAGTAACCGTGCTCATATTGATCGCTTGGGCTAAAGCTAAAATTCTTTTCTTTACAAAGTGTATTTAACTCACCAAATAAACCGGTGTGATTTTCTAGACGAGAGTTTAATTTCTTCATCAGAGTCTTGCCTCCCTTTAAAGATAATGTTATTATGAAGTAGTCAGTGTTTATTCATACACCATGGCGGCATAGCCAAGTGGTAAGGCAGGGGTCTGCAAAACCCTTACCCCCGGTTCGAGTCCGGGTGCCGCCTCCAACGCAAAACCCTCTAACTAGAAGTTAGAGGGTTTTTTATGTTTTATTAATCGCTTTTTATTCTACATAATTTTACTAATCTTATAATACTAACGATATCGTCGGCTTTTGAGATTTTTTAAGTTACAATAAAGAGGATACTGTGTAGTGGAAGGGGATTTGAAGGTGAAGAAAGTAATAATATTTTTATCTTTCTTGATAATGTGGAGTATGGTTTTACCACTTCAATCTGCTGGGGCAGCAGGTGGGGAATATACAGATGCGGAGAAGCGGCAATTGATTCAATCATACTCGCCTTTAATATGGTTTGATAAAGGTGAAGACTATTACCCCTCTTCGGTGGAATGGTCATTTAAACATATGGAACGGTATATTCCACAAGGAAAAGAAGTTTATTCGATTAAAACGAAAGAAAATTTTTGTGATGATTGCACGATCCCATTTTTTAGAGGAGATTTGGAATCAGCTAAGATCTATGCATTTTGGAGTAATGTTAGCGAAAATGTGAACGATATTTCTTATTATGTTTGGTACCCCTATAATCGGGGGAAGACACTGGATCAGCTAAGCGGGATTAAACGGATTCCCTTGCTAGGAAAACTAGTTCCTGATTATGGGCACCATGTGGGTGATTGGGAAAAAGTGATCGTCCGGTTGGAAGATGGTAAGATGACGCGCATGCAGTACAATTATCACTCATGGAATAAAATATATAAAAAAGATCAGATTCAGTTTTATGAGGGTCATCCGGTTGTTTATGTGGCAAAAGGTTCGCATGGATCATGGCCGAGCGCAGGAAAACATGTGTATTACAAAGTTAAAAAATGGGGGATTACTTGGGCAACTCTTTCTGACTATACAAGTAAGGGTGTACAGTGGGAAACATGGAAGTCAATAGAAGCTTATGATAAAGATCAACAGCGAGCACTGCTGGGGAGCAATTCGTGGCCTGCGTGGATGAGTTCAGATACGGCGAGCACACTTCCTGGTATGGATGCTTCTGATCCACACAGCGGTGGAATTGATCGCTGGGGCAATCAAAGTGGAGATAAGGATATTACGGGACAGTCCAAGTTAAGTGGGGGTCCAAGTGGACCAGATGAGAATACCAAAATGCATATGAGTGGGGAGTAGAAGTGAGGAAAGAGCCTCGATAGTTGGGGCTCTTTCCTATTTTCAAAAAATTAAAGGGGGCGGACGGGAATACAAGCGTCAATCACGATGTGCGCAGGAGAAGAAAGAGGGCAGTAGATTTCTATACTAGGCTTGTCATCTAGTTCGTAGGCGCTTTCCGGTAACCATTCCTTATAAAGATAATCAAAAGCTTTTTCCATCTTTGCGATCGCTTCCGCCATTTGGTCGGGTTGCTCTGGAGTGCCGTTGACACTAATGCGACAGATAGCATAACGGCCTCCCCCAACTGTTTGGAAGCTGATTTTTTCATGTTTGATCTCTAATTCTGTTTCTTCAGGGAGAGTGAAAGCGGCATCATAACGCCTCTTTTCTGGGGATGTCACATTACCGTACTCATGGAAAATACCGAGACTAAGGGTTTTGTCAGACATGAGTTGATGCGCGATCATCCATTCTGCTACCTCTTGGAAAGCTTGATTGAGGGCGTGGTTGTATACCCCATCTTCGTACCCTTGCAAGTGACGAATATAAGCGACATGATATAGAGGGAGTTTTTTTACTTCTACTTTCATAAATGGATTCCTCCTGTTAGCAGTCTGTGTAGTCGTTACCACATCTTTATCATAAGAGATACCAGGAGAAGAAACTTTGCTTATCTTGCCTTCAGCATTGCTTATCTTGCTATATTGGTATTGCTTTCGATATTGACTAGGATTACATCCATAATGGTTTTTAAATGCACGTGAGTAAGTAGAGGGGGAAGAAAAACCGCTAGATAATGATAATTCTGTTACTGTGAGATTGGGTTGATGGATGAGACGATAGGCAGAACGTTCAAGTCTTGTTCGTTGGACGTATTGATGAACGGTTTCTCCCACAAAGGCATAAAAAAGGCGATGAAAATGAAAAGGAGAAAAGGTGGCGACTTGAGCTAACTGTTGTAAGGATAAGTCTTCCTCTAGATGGGAGTGGATATAATTGATCACATCATTAATGCGAACGGTATATTGATGTTGACTCATAAGATCCTCCTTTTGAAAGGAAAGTGCTTTCTTGAGTAATGATGAACAGCCTTAACTATAGCATAGTAAAGGTATAAATATTATGTCTATAAAATACCCCTTGACCACACCATTAGATCCATGATACTATATATCTTGTCGACAGAAACAGTAATCAAGATTTAACGATGATAACTGCCGCTAATCTGCGGATGTGGCGGAATTGGCAGACGCGCAAGATTCAGGTTCTTGTGGTCTTGATAGACCGTGGGGGTTC
This sequence is a window from Mechercharimyces sp. CAU 1602. Protein-coding genes within it:
- a CDS encoding YugN-like family protein, whose amino-acid sequence is MKKLNSRLENHTGLFGELNTLCKEKNFSFSPSDQYEHGYFDKELDWEDKAHQTYLRIPIYAEDEGRVGEPKTLIRFGQPLILRHLFQTDNDDNADIGMWSGLVNQFTEPAIKDAEVEKKWIDRGQKELRELEEHVLK
- a CDS encoding Vps62-related protein, which encodes MKKVIIFLSFLIMWSMVLPLQSAGAAGGEYTDAEKRQLIQSYSPLIWFDKGEDYYPSSVEWSFKHMERYIPQGKEVYSIKTKENFCDDCTIPFFRGDLESAKIYAFWSNVSENVNDISYYVWYPYNRGKTLDQLSGIKRIPLLGKLVPDYGHHVGDWEKVIVRLEDGKMTRMQYNYHSWNKIYKKDQIQFYEGHPVVYVAKGSHGSWPSAGKHVYYKVKKWGITWATLSDYTSKGVQWETWKSIEAYDKDQQRALLGSNSWPAWMSSDTASTLPGMDASDPHSGGIDRWGNQSGDKDITGQSKLSGGPSGPDENTKMHMSGE
- a CDS encoding GyrI-like domain-containing protein; protein product: MSQHQYTVRINDVINYIHSHLEEDLSLQQLAQVATFSPFHFHRLFYAFVGETVHQYVQRTRLERSAYRLIHQPNLTVTELSLSSGFSSPSTYSRAFKNHYGCNPSQYRKQYQYSKISNAEGKISKVSSPGISYDKDVVTTTQTANRRNPFMKVEVKKLPLYHVAYIRHLQGYEDGVYNHALNQAFQEVAEWMIAHQLMSDKTLSLGIFHEYGNVTSPEKRRYDAAFTLPEETELEIKHEKISFQTVGGGRYAICRISVNGTPEQPDQMAEAIAKMEKAFDYLYKEWLPESAYELDDKPSIEIYCPLSSPAHIVIDACIPVRPL